The following are from one region of the Fusarium verticillioides 7600 chromosome 1, whole genome shotgun sequence genome:
- a CDS encoding protein phosphatase methylesterase 1, with protein sequence MSDLQRAWAKAKYSISNDTFDEVDEEHENDVLPELPEPVDDDSSSASSASSVSSTGTIIPSPNQKLFARPQGVARGRTLEQIPWTTYFERELSLKSEQDPEVVHHAYLTSPVGKGPLFVMHHGAGSSGLSFAVVASEIKKRLSTAGILAIDCRGHGSTNAPGDKALDMRLDTLSSDLFCMVQLTKSEMAWPEMPPIVLVGHSLGGAVVTDLAKSGRLGTSVLGYAVLDVVEGSAIDALQSMHTYLSTRPLGFATLQAGIEWHIRSRTIRNSISARTSVPALLVFNENDDPTRPWRWRTNLGATQPYWEGWFIGLSKKFLGAKGGKLLLLAGTDRLDTELTIGQMQGKYALQVFPEAGHFIHEDLPEKTAVSLVDFFRRNDRSALVLPPKVSDLLKQGKRV encoded by the exons ATGAGCGACCTGCAGCGAGCAtgggccaaggccaagtacAGCATATCTAACGATACATTTGACGAGGTCGACGAGGAGCACGAGAATGATGTACTCCCCGAGTTGCCGGAGCCTGTCGACGATGactcttcctcagcctcgtccGCCTCGTCCGTCTCCTCGACAGGAACCATCATACCATCGCCCAACCAGAAGCTGTTTGCTCGACCTCAAGG AGTCGCCCGCGGCAGGACCCTGGAGCAGATTCCCTGGACAACCTATTTTGAGCGCGAATTGTCTCTGAAGTCAGAGCAGGACCCTGAAGTAGTCCACCATGCCTATCTCACTTCACCGGTCGGAAAAGGACCATTGTTTGTGATGCATCATGGTGCCGGATCATCAGGGCTGTCGTTCGCCGTTGTTGCTTCTGAAATAAAGAAGCGGTTGTCAACAGCAGGTATCCTGGCCATTGATTGTAGAGGTCACGGGTCCACAAATGCACCGGGCGACAAAGCACTGGACATGAGACTGGACACTCTATCTTCGGATCTGTTCTGCATGGTGCAGCTCACAAAGAGTGAGATGGCCTGGCCAGAGATGCCCCCGATAGTTCTCGTGGGACACTCCTTAGGCGGAGCAGTTGTTACTGACCTGGCCAAGTCCGGTAGGCTTGGAACGTCAGTTTTAGGCTATGCTGTGTTGGACGTTGTGGAAGGCTCCGCTATTGATGCTCTACAAAGCATGCACACCTATTTGTCTACGAGACCACTGGGCTTCGCAACTCTGCAAGCAGGTATCGAATGGCACATTCGATCTCGGACGATACGAAACTCCATCTCTGCTCGGACATCTGTTCCTGCGCTGCTCGTCTTTAACGAGAACGACGACCCGACAAGGCCGTGGCGATGGCGGACCAACTTGGGTGCAACACAGCCTTACTGGGAAGGTTGGTTTATAGGGCTGAGCAAGAAGTTCTTGGGGGCGAAGGGAGGAAAACTCCTACTGCTCGCTGGTACTGACAGGCTGGACACCGAGCTGACCATCGGTCAAATGCAGG GGAAATATGCATTGCAAGTGTTCCCCGAGGCCGGTCACTTCATTCACGAAGATTTGCCGGAGAAGACAGCCGTTTCGCTGGTCGACTTTTTTCGCAGAAACGACAGGAGTGCTCTCGTGCTTCCTCCTAAAGTTTCggatcttctcaaacagGGCAAAAGAGTATGA
- a CDS encoding hypothetical protein (At least one base has a quality score < 10): MLEECPAKLIADNHKDNHNHCTLSMAIAITSQDCSKLYSFGAGNSWQSTSSELPMIGVMSYHYPPLSPVDNEMGMPPQGFMPSYTLPSQQLSSMTMVDPHTPSLGQDHGLDMKGSYSAPNNASLLASEAEEQQQNGNLGEKKRNKLGYHRTSVACGHCRRRKIRCITSPNDTQGRCINCIRLKKDCSFFPVDQASIDDSRSKPTSKSSTGPKGSSATSSPATSISNPVEQPKKTKPPFVPSSKRPGPIAVPKITEAEGVKGFPPQTKASGASPTSLTPPEAGNQHPAGWIITAPEQSPTSSSNLSTPWHTYATGSPMSAQFSPFTSVNHSPSGWPPVNSEPVPRGDMDMAWGQFAPPTRSMSYGGEPLSSNQPSQYSLMAPGRQFERRPSALSDAYTTSMNAMVTGFDSSSMNTAVPFPPNAMPATNYPAWNQTQAYPGYTYVKNPETYGDDWSHERGLQDQQLQGTSGQQAMNTYQSQR; the protein is encoded by the exons ATGTTGGAAGAGTGCCCAGCTAAACTCATTGCCGACAACCACAAAGACAACCACAATCACTGCACACTGTCCATGGCCATCGCGATAACGTCGCAGGACTGCTCGAAACTCTATTCGTTCGGAGCTGGAAATTCGTGGCAGAGTACATCGTCCGAGCTTCCCATGATTGGCGTTATGTCTTACCACTATCCACCACTCTCCCCTGTCGACAATGAGATGGGTATGCCACCCCAAGGCTTCATGCCTTCCTATACGcttccttctcaacaactctcTTCCATGACGATGGTCGACCCTCATACCCCATCACTaggccaagatcatggtcTGGATATGAAAGGTTCCTACTCAGCACCGAACAATGCCTCCTTACTGGCTTCCGAGGCAGAAGAGCAACAGCAAAACGGGAACTTgggcgagaagaaaaggaacaagCTGGGTTACCATCGTACTTCGGTGGCTTGTG GTCACTGCCGGCGCCGAAAGATCAGGTGCATCACGTCACCTAATGATACACAAGGACGCTGTATCAACTGCATTCGTTTGAAGAAAGATTGCAGTTTCTTCCCTGTAGATCAGGCATCGATTGACGATTCACGAAGCAAGCCAACATCGAAATCTTCTACAGGTCCAAAAGGAAGCTCGGCAACCTCGTCTCCCGCAACCTCGATCAGCAATCCAGTTGAGcagcccaagaagacaaagccACCGTTTGTGCCATCGTCAAAGAGACCTGGGCCAATTGCAGTTCCCAAAATCacagaagctgaaggagtCAAAGGGTTTCCACCTCAAACAAAAG CTTCAGGGGCTTCACCTACAAGTTTGACACCCCCGGAAGCAGGAAACCAACATCCTGCCGGCTGGATAATTACAGCGCCCGAACAAAGCCCAACTTCGTCCTCGAATCTGAGTACTCCATGGCATACATATGCCACGGGATCTCCGATGAGTGCGCAGTTCTCTCCATTTACCTCGGTGAACCACTCCCCATCTGGATGGCCCCCTGTGAACTCGGAGCCAGTACCCCGGGGTGACATGGACATGGCTTGGGGTCAGTTTGCACCACCAACACGGTCCATGTCATACGGAGGAGAGCCTCTGTCCAGCAACCAACCTTCTCAGTACTCTTTAATGGCTCCAGGTCGACAATTCGAGCGAAGGCCATCCGCCCTGTCCGATGCCTATACGACTTCTATGAACGCTATGGTCACTGGATTTGATAGCTCCAGCATGAACACAGCGGTTCCGTTCCCACCAAACGCGATGCCTGCGACCAACTACCCAGCATGGAACCAAACGCAGGCATATCCTGGATACACATATGTGAAGAATCCAGAGACGTACGGGGATGATTGGTCTCACGAAAGGGGGTTACAAGATCAGCAACTTCAGGGAACCTCTGGTCAACAGGCCATGAATACATATCAAAGCCAACGATAA
- a CDS encoding hypothetical protein (At least one base has a quality score < 10), with protein sequence MLEECPAKLIADNHKDNHNHCTLSMAIAITSQDCSKLYSFGAGNSWQSTSSELPMIGVMSYHYPPLSPVDNEMGMPPQGFMPSYTLPSQQLSSMTMVDPHTPSLGQDHGLDMKGSYSAPNNASLLASEAEEQQQNGNLGEKKRNKLGYHRTSVACGHCRRRKIRCITSPNDTQGRCINCIRLKKDCSFFPVDQASIDDSRSKPTSKSSTGPKGSSATSSPATSISNPVEQPKKTKPPFVPSSKRPGPIAVPKITEAEGVKGFPPQTKGASPTSLTPPEAGNQHPAGWIITAPEQSPTSSSNLSTPWHTYATGSPMSAQFSPFTSVNHSPSGWPPVNSEPVPRGDMDMAWGQFAPPTRSMSYGGEPLSSNQPSQYSLMAPGRQFERRPSALSDAYTTSMNAMVTGFDSSSMNTAVPFPPNAMPATNYPAWNQTQAYPGYTYVKNPETYGDDWSHERGLQDQQLQGTSGQQAMNTYQSQR encoded by the exons ATGTTGGAAGAGTGCCCAGCTAAACTCATTGCCGACAACCACAAAGACAACCACAATCACTGCACACTGTCCATGGCCATCGCGATAACGTCGCAGGACTGCTCGAAACTCTATTCGTTCGGAGCTGGAAATTCGTGGCAGAGTACATCGTCCGAGCTTCCCATGATTGGCGTTATGTCTTACCACTATCCACCACTCTCCCCTGTCGACAATGAGATGGGTATGCCACCCCAAGGCTTCATGCCTTCCTATACGcttccttctcaacaactctcTTCCATGACGATGGTCGACCCTCATACCCCATCACTaggccaagatcatggtcTGGATATGAAAGGTTCCTACTCAGCACCGAACAATGCCTCCTTACTGGCTTCCGAGGCAGAAGAGCAACAGCAAAACGGGAACTTgggcgagaagaaaaggaacaagCTGGGTTACCATCGTACTTCGGTGGCTTGTG GTCACTGCCGGCGCCGAAAGATCAGGTGCATCACGTCACCTAATGATACACAAGGACGCTGTATCAACTGCATTCGTTTGAAGAAAGATTGCAGTTTCTTCCCTGTAGATCAGGCATCGATTGACGATTCACGAAGCAAGCCAACATCGAAATCTTCTACAGGTCCAAAAGGAAGCTCGGCAACCTCGTCTCCCGCAACCTCGATCAGCAATCCAGTTGAGcagcccaagaagacaaagccACCGTTTGTGCCATCGTCAAAGAGACCTGGGCCAATTGCAGTTCCCAAAATCacagaagctgaaggagtCAAAGGGTTTCCACCTCAAACAAAAG GGGCTTCACCTACAAGTTTGACACCCCCGGAAGCAGGAAACCAACATCCTGCCGGCTGGATAATTACAGCGCCCGAACAAAGCCCAACTTCGTCCTCGAATCTGAGTACTCCATGGCATACATATGCCACGGGATCTCCGATGAGTGCGCAGTTCTCTCCATTTACCTCGGTGAACCACTCCCCATCTGGATGGCCCCCTGTGAACTCGGAGCCAGTACCCCGGGGTGACATGGACATGGCTTGGGGTCAGTTTGCACCACCAACACGGTCCATGTCATACGGAGGAGAGCCTCTGTCCAGCAACCAACCTTCTCAGTACTCTTTAATGGCTCCAGGTCGACAATTCGAGCGAAGGCCATCCGCCCTGTCCGATGCCTATACGACTTCTATGAACGCTATGGTCACTGGATTTGATAGCTCCAGCATGAACACAGCGGTTCCGTTCCCACCAAACGCGATGCCTGCGACCAACTACCCAGCATGGAACCAAACGCAGGCATATCCTGGATACACATATGTGAAGAATCCAGAGACGTACGGGGATGATTGGTCTCACGAAAGGGGGTTACAAGATCAGCAACTTCAGGGAACCTCTGGTCAACAGGCCATGAATACATATCAAAGCCAACGATAA
- a CDS encoding hypothetical protein (At least one base has a quality score < 10), giving the protein MPPYWLPRQKSNSKTGTWARRKGTSWVTIVLRWLVVGLGLPIHECSRLNLFSQGHCRRRKIRCITSPNDTQGRCINCIRLKKDCSFFPVDQASIDDSRSKPTSKSSTGPKGSSATSSPATSISNPVEQPKKTKPPFVPSSKRPGPIAVPKITEAEGVKGFPPQTKASGASPTSLTPPEAGNQHPAGWIITAPEQSPTSSSNLSTPWHTYATGSPMSAQFSPFTSVNHSPSGWPPVNSEPVPRGDMDMAWGQFAPPTRSMSYGGEPLSSNQPSQYSLMAPGRQFERRPSALSDAYTTSMNAMVTGFDSSSMNTAVPFPPNAMPATNYPAWNQTQAYPGYTYVKNPETYGDDWSHERGLQDQQLQGTSGQQAMNTYQSQR; this is encoded by the exons ATGCCTCCTTACTGGCTTCCGAGGCAGAAGAGCAACAGCAAAACGGGAACTTgggcgagaagaaaaggaacaagCTGGGTTACCATCGTACTTCGGTGGCTTGTGGTAGGTCTAGGTCTGCCAATACATGAGTGTTCTCGTCTTAACTTGTTTTCACAAGGTCACTGCCGGCGCCGAAAGATCAGGTGCATCACGTCACCTAATGATACACAAGGACGCTGTATCAACTGCATTCGTTTGAAGAAAGATTGCAGTTTCTTCCCTGTAGATCAGGCATCGATTGACGATTCACGAAGCAAGCCAACATCGAAATCTTCTACAGGTCCAAAAGGAAGCTCGGCAACCTCGTCTCCCGCAACCTCGATCAGCAATCCAGTTGAGcagcccaagaagacaaagccACCGTTTGTGCCATCGTCAAAGAGACCTGGGCCAATTGCAGTTCCCAAAATCacagaagctgaaggagtCAAAGGGTTTCCACCTCAAACAAAAG CTTCAGGGGCTTCACCTACAAGTTTGACACCCCCGGAAGCAGGAAACCAACATCCTGCCGGCTGGATAATTACAGCGCCCGAACAAAGCCCAACTTCGTCCTCGAATCTGAGTACTCCATGGCATACATATGCCACGGGATCTCCGATGAGTGCGCAGTTCTCTCCATTTACCTCGGTGAACCACTCCCCATCTGGATGGCCCCCTGTGAACTCGGAGCCAGTACCCCGGGGTGACATGGACATGGCTTGGGGTCAGTTTGCACCACCAACACGGTCCATGTCATACGGAGGAGAGCCTCTGTCCAGCAACCAACCTTCTCAGTACTCTTTAATGGCTCCAGGTCGACAATTCGAGCGAAGGCCATCCGCCCTGTCCGATGCCTATACGACTTCTATGAACGCTATGGTCACTGGATTTGATAGCTCCAGCATGAACACAGCGGTTCCGTTCCCACCAAACGCGATGCCTGCGACCAACTACCCAGCATGGAACCAAACGCAGGCATATCCTGGATACACATATGTGAAGAATCCAGAGACGTACGGGGATGATTGGTCTCACGAAAGGGGGTTACAAGATCAGCAACTTCAGGGAACCTCTGGTCAACAGGCCATGAATACATATCAAAGCCAACGATAA